A segment of the uncultured Desulfobulbus sp. genome:
TGTTTAAAACAATCATGAACCTGATTGCCAATGGAGCGGAATCCATGGAACAGGGTGGAGAAATCCGAATCACCACAGATAACCGCTATCTGGATAGTGCCCTGAAGCTCTACGAAAACATCAGCCAGGGTGATTATGTCGTCCTGCAAATACAAGATCAGGGCTGTGGCATTGCTTTAGATGATCTGGAAAAAATTTTTGAGCCGTTCTTTACCAGCAAAAGAATGGGATCGAGCGGTACCGGGCTAGGGATGGCTGTTGTCTGGGGGACAGTGAAAGATCACCATGGCTATATTGATTGCGAAAGTTCGGCACAGGGGACGGTATTCAGCCTCTACTTCCCTGTGACGGCACAAAGTCGGATTCACCCCCCCCTGTTCCACAACCAGAGCAATATCAGGGCCACGGGGAACATATCTTAGTGGTTGACGATATTGCCGAGCAACGGGAAATTGCATCAACCATCCTCACAGAGCTTGGGTACAAAGTTACAACCGTTGAAAGTGGGGAACAGGCGATTGCCCTTGCACGCAAAGAACACTTTGACCTTCTACTCCTGGATATGATTCTGGGTGAGGGCATAGATGGGTTAGAAACCTATCGCAGTATCAAGGAACTCGTCCCTGGCCAGGCAGCAATTATCACCAGTGGTTTTTCCGAAACCACCCGAATTAGTGAAGCAATTCGCATAGGCGTAGGTCGATATATTAAAAAGCCGTATATGATTAATACCCTTGGGATGGCTATTCGCCAGGAGCTCGATAAATAATCGCATGAGTGCCTCCTCATCTCCACCTAACACAGCCCTAATGGTCATCCCCTAAACAAATTTTGGTTTGCCTTTTGAGAACCGTGAGCATTGAGAATGAAGGGTGTTCTGTATCCCCGACCGAGAATTCAGATTAAAATTCAGGACGATGTAGATTAAACTTTTTCATCCGGTATCCCATTTGCCGCTGAGTCAACCCCAACTCCCGCGCTGCTCGTGACTGTACCCATCCATTTCGAATCAGGGCGGATTCCACCTGTTCCCGTTCAAGATCCTTCAGAGACTTTCTCCCTGCTGGCTGGGGGGTTGCAGCCTGGGGTGGAGCCATTGAGGGCAACACGGTTTCCATGGCCGGGGGAATTCGGCCGGAATCGGGGCTGGTCATATACTCTGGCAATTCTTCCACAGTGAGCACATCACCACTGGCCAGAATAACCATTCGTTCAACCAAGTTCTGCAACTCACGAACATTCCCCGGCCAGTTATAGTCAGTGAGAAAATCTAGAAACTCTCGTGACATTCGTAAATGTTTTTCGTTTCGTTTGTTACTGGAGCGGAGAAAGTGATCGAGCAGAAGAGGTATGTCGTCACGACGTTTACGGAGCGGCGGCAGATTAATTGGCACGACGTTCAAACGATAATACAAGTCATTTCGAAAAGTTCCCAGAGCAACTGCCCGTTCAAGGCTGACATTGGTTGCTGCAATAATCCGCACATCCACGTTGAGAGTGCGTGAACCGCCCAGACGTTCAAACTGCTGTTCCTGCAACACCCGCAGTAATTTAGCCTGCAACAGCAGGGGAAGCTCACCTATTTCATCAAGAAAAATCGTTCCGTGATCTGCCTGTTCAAAGCGACCGATACGGGCCACAACCGCACCAGTAAAAGCGCCTTTTTCATGACCAAAAAGTTCACTTTCCAAAAGATTTTCCGGCAGAGCCGCACAGTTCAACTTGATAAATGCCTCATTTTTACGAGGGCTGGCATCATGTACGGCGCGAGCGACCAGCTCTTTTCCCGTGCCCGATTCCCCTAAGAGTAGAACAGTGGCACTTGAAGGCGCAACCCGCTCAATGGACCAGTAAACTTCCTGCATGGCCTTTGACTGGCCAATAATCTGATGCCGGTGGTAGCGCCCATGCAGTTTCTCTTTTAGGCTCAAATTTTCCTGAACCAGTTGTTCCCTATCCTGGCGAATGGCCCGATTGAGACTTAGAAACTGGGCGATCAAGGTCGAGAGAACTGTCAGAAAACGCACATCTTCTTCAAAGGAGATGTCCGAATCAAAGAGCCGATCCACACTCAATACACCGACTGCGGCCCCGGACAGCATGACCGGCACGCCGATGAAGGAAATTTTGGTTTTTGAAATTCTGGGACGAGATCCGGTTCGGTTTAAAAATAAGGGTTCGCTATGGACATCGGGAACCACAAAAGGAGAACCGGTACTGAACACCTGTCCGTAAATCCCTTCGTTCAGGCCATAAACGCCGCGCTGTTCTTCCTCGACACTTAACCCATAGGATGCTCGAATGGTCAGGTGTCGCCCTGTCTCATCGAGCAAGGCCAGGGTCGCCCGCTCCATACGCAGGGTATCATGCAGTACCTTCAACACAGAAGAAAGCGCCGTATCGAGATGCACGGCCGATCCGATAAGATTAACGATATTGTACAGTGCCTGCACTTCCAGAGCGGCTGTACTGCTTGCGTCTATGGAAGGATCACAGGATGGTGGATTTGTATTCATAACCTTTTGCCTACCCACTTGGTCGTATGGAGTATCTGGTCTGACGAGCGTTGCGGCACAGCGCAGCGGACTTCGTCTTCACCGTCCCCCTCCAGACACGACCCTTTGTTGATAAATAGCTTCACCGACGCAAATTGGTGCTCTTGATGGCTCTTGCAGGGCAGAGGCTCCCACCACCATCGCGGCTTTTTGTTCACAGCAATCGGATCAAGAAAATTTTAATCCAATTATTCTCAACAAATTCCACACTCGAGCACGTTTTTTCCCTCGGATGCGATACGGATATTCCTCTCATTCACTCGTTACCTTGCAAGAACCATTCCCGGCTATCCACACCACTGCTTTGCAGAGCAAAAATACTGCTCAATCCAGCCCAAGGCAGTCCATTTTCCCTTTCATTTTCCCCTGGTAAGCCTCGCCTCGACCGTTCAAAGACAAAGCCTCCCCTTCCGCTTTCCTCTTGCCTTTTTATCATTCATTTCCAGCTCTATTTTTCCAACTGGGGAACACTACTTCCCCAACGGCACCGTACACTTTATTTCATATTTGTCAGCACAGAGCTGTGCACATTGCAGAAATGAACAGTTCAAGACCTTACTCAAGCCTGACCTTGCAAAAATGTGGCTAAATAATCAAGAATGATCAAGTCAGGCAAAAGAGCATGACATGATTCAATAAATGAGGTAGAGGAGAGGTTTCCCACCAAACAGGAGAAGCCCGGAGTTCTCTAAAGGCTTCAAAACGGTTATAGTGAATGTATTCTAACAAGAGCGTTTCTTGAAAAACTCAGGCAGGCGCACAAGAGTCATTGACCGGTACTGACCGGGCATAACGATTTGGCACCTCCGCCTGGAGCAAGAGCTAAAAAAACCCGCACAGATCGCATAGGGTAGAATCGTGCAGGGGTGAGATATTGAGGTAGGTTGTGTTAGTCAGCTGTGAACCACTGGGCTCCAAAGGACGCCCCAGCGGTGGAAAAAAAATCAGTAAAGAGGCTATAAACGAACTCCCTCTGGCCAGATGGCAGGGAGCCGTTCAACTCGTATCAACGACGGATGACGTAGAGCAGGCAGTCAAAACCTTGCAAAACTGTCCCATCCTTGGCTTTGACACGGAAACCCGTCCAGCCTTTAAAAAAGGGCAAAAATTCAAACCAAGTCTGCTTCAGCTGGCAACCGATGAGACTGTCTTTCTGTTCCAACTGCAATCAACCGGACTGCCTGAATCTCTGCGAGCTCTCCTGGAGACAAGCGCTATTATCAAAGCTGGCGTTGCCCCGGATTTCGACCTCCTCAATCTTCAGACGATAGCCGCTTTCACACCGGCAGGCTTCATTGACCTGGCTCAGATGGCTCGGCTGCGCAATATCCGTAACCAGGGGTTACGTGGCCTGGCAGCGCTGATCTGTGGGGTCCGCATTTCAAAAACCGCCCGCACCTCGAACTGGTCCAAGCCGGAGCTGACTCCCCAACAGATTCACTATGCGGCTACCGATGCCTGGATAAGCCGAGAACTCTACCTGCATCTGCAGGAATTGCCCCAATCCCCAAAAGAACGCTGAGCACCTTTCCCTAGAGTGGGGTGGTCTCCGTCTACACCACTCTACGCAGATAATACCGATAGTATCCAAGGAGGTTGCTCACAAGAAAGAGCCCCTCCATCAGCACTGCAGTTGGTGATCCAGCCAGCATGTTATGCACGAGCCACGTAGTGGTCGCTCCCATCATTACCTGGCGCAACCGCCTATCTTCGGCACAAAAAGATCCGATTGTCCCCAGCACCGCCCCCAGGCAACTCAGCACACTCAGTCCCCCGCCATAGGTACACAAAGCCAGCAGCAGGCTCCCACCGATAAAAACCAACATAACCTTTTTCGAGGTGGTGAAATAGCTGACACCCAAACGGACAGCTGCAAGAAAGGCGAGCCCCATGGCGGTCCAGATGCCAAGGAGGGCAAAATGAAGCGCGATCAGGCTGCAGGAACAGCAGAGACAGGCGACAATATGCTGCCGCTGCTTACATTGGAAGGAGATCAGATCAAAACAGATGGCAACGCCAACCAAGACCTGGGAAAGAGCAAAAGAAGACATGAATGAGAGAAAGTCGCGAAAGACCTCTGTCAGGCAGACACGGCCTGCGCCCCATAGGCTGCGGCCCCGATCAGGGCAGTCTCCGGATTGAGAATAAGCCGTATGGGCACCTGCGCAAGCCGCTTTTGATAGGTGCCTCGAGCAAAGATTCGACAAAAGCGATCCACATCCATGGCTCCATGAAGACGGGCTGCGAGTCCGCCTCCCAGAAAAAGCCCTCCAAAGGCCAGAGTTTTCAACACCAGATTGGCTGCCTCGTCGGCTAGAATGTCAAAAAAGAGCTGCAGGGTCTCCTCCGCGACCTGACAGGGCCGACCTCCATCCATGGATTCCAAAGCCGCAGCAATGATGATCGGCGTTTTATCCTGCGCCTGAGTCAGCATTTCAGCCAACCAACGGGGGGACGGCAGGCGGGTGTCCATGAAGGCAAACAGATCGGGCAAGGCAAGCCCGGAGCAGACCTGCTCCACCGAGACATGTTCGTGCTCTTGACGCATAAAGGCGAGTAACTCCGCCTGCAGTTCGTTTCTGGGGGCAAAACTTGCATGCCCCCCTTCCGAGGCACAGGGCAGGAAGGCATCCTGCCAGGGCAGCAGGAACCCCTCTCCAAGACCGCTTCCCGGGGCAAGTACTGCTTGCACCTCCTTTGGAGCAGCCTTTCCAGGCTGAATGAGCAGGAGATCGGCTGTGGGCAACTGGAGGGCACCAAATCCTGTGGCCACGAGATCGTTGATCAGGTGGAGCTGCTTCATCCCAAGCAGACGGCAGAGTTCTTCTGCATCCAGAGTCCAGTTCAGATTGGTCAACTGCACTGTTTGACTCACCACGGGACCTGCCACACCAAGGCAGCCGTATTCAGGCCGTAGATCACACGGGGAGAGAAATTCAGCGACAAGGGGCAAGAATGAATCGTACTCAACGTTTAGAAAACGTTGCTGGCGTATAGGGAGCCCCGGCCAGGCTTCATAGAGCGCGAGGACAGTCTTGGTCGCCCCGATATCTCCGGCAAGCAGCATCTTCAAAAATACCCCCAAGCAGATTCGAGCGACCTCGCATGGGCCTTGGAAAGAGACAAGGTCAGTTCTCCTTGATCAGGCGAATATCCCAGGCTTCCGAACGGTTGTTGTTGGCTGGATTCTCTACAACCCGAAATTCAAAAATCCGGTGAGGCTCCTGAAAGAAATGATCAGAGCCGAGGGTGGATTTGGAGAGATGGAAAAAGACGGTTTCTGACTCCAGGCAGTTATTTTCCAGGCGATAGTAGCGGAAAAATCCAAAACCGCGATCCTGGTTAAAGTTGGCCACCGTTCCCCGCTGCCATTGCTCACCATTATCCCCATGGGCACCCGCAATGGGCAATAAGCCGGGGACAAGAAAACCTGAGATATAGGAGTCTGCCACCTCGCGTAACTCTTTATTCACATTGTGAAAGCCGATGACCTCTACCCGGCAGCCCATATTCTGCAGCGCCACTATCAGGCGGAGGAAATCACCATCCCCGGTCAGGAGAATAATCCGATCAAGGTTGCGGGCCTGGAGCAGGGCGTCAATGGCCAGGTCCATATCGGCATTCGCTTTAGTGGTGATATTGCCATCCTCGTCTTTAAAGCGACGCACAAATTTTTTAATAATCTTAAAACCACATTGACGGAGGATATTGTGATAGGAATAGACTTTTTGCCTATATTCGCTGTCACGCTGGGTCCGCTCGTGATCCTCGGCCAGGTAGCAGTTGGCTCGCAGCATGACTGAATTATGGTTATTGGCCAGATCGACAAGCACATCATAGCGCATGCCGTAGCCACCGCTCATTTTAATATTTTCTGCATCAACGTAAATGGCTGTTTTGAGCATGGAATTTTTCAATTTGTTCGAACAAGCAAAATTAGAGAGTTTATAGAAGGACACCATGAGCTCACAAGAAACAAAGCTCTGTGCCCATGATATTTACGGCTCTATCATGTGTGGGAAAAAGCGCAGGGCCGCACAAAACTAAGAAAAATAGTGAACCGACCCCACACAGAAGATGCAGGATCGGTTGATGTCGCAGGAAAAAATTTCAGGGAAAGTAGGCCTGAACCCGTCACGGATTCAGGTTTTACTCCCATTCGATAGTCGACGGCGGTTTGGAGGAGATATCGTAGACTACACGATTGACGCCGCGGACCTCGTTGATAATGCGGTTGGAGATACGTCCCAGCAGGTCATAGGGGAGCTGCGACCAGTCCGCGGTCATGGCATCACGACTGTCCACACAACGAAGGGCAATAACATGCTCATAGGTACGTCCATCGCCCATGACGCCCACCGTCTGAATCGGCAGGAGGACGGCAAAAGACTGCCAGACCTTACGGTACCAGCCACTGTCCTTCATCTCCTCGAGCACGATTACATCGGCCTGGCGAAGAATGTCAAGCCGCTCTCCACTGATTCCGCCCATAATACGGATGCCAAGCCCCGGTCCGGGGAAAGGCTGACGATAAATGGCCTCCTCCGGCAACCCAAGTTCCAAGCCAAGCTCACGCACCTCATCTTTGAACAGTTCACGCAGCGGTTCAATTAAGGCCAGTTTCATTCGTTCAGGTAAACCGCCCACATTGTGATGTGATTTGATGGGTGCTTTCCCGCGGAAAACGACCGACTCAATCACATCCGGATAGAGTGTTCCCTGAGCCAGATAGTTTACATCACCAAGCTTATTGGCCTCAGCCTCAAAGATTTCAATAAAACCGTAGCCGATACGTTTACGTTTCTCTTCAGGATCTGCAATACCGTCAAGCTGCTGGAGAAAATATTCGCTGGCATCAACATCAATAACATTGAGATCGGTTTTCTCGCGAAAAAAACGAAGAATAGCCTCCGACTCACCGGTGCGCATCAGGCCGTTATTGACATAAATGCAGGTCAGTTGATTGCCGATGGCACGATGGACCATCGCCGCAACCACAGAGGAGTCGACACCACCAGAGAGGGCACAGATGACTTTATCCGATCCGACCTTGGCCCGAATATCAGCAACCGTGGCATCGATAAAGGAATGCATGGTCCAGTCCGGCGTACAGTCACAGAGACCAAAAATAAAATTGCGGAGAATATCGGTACCAATCAGGGTGTGCGCTACCTCGGGATGAAACTGAACCCCGACAAAAGGCTTTTCACTGTGCCGAATAGCGGCATAGGGGGAGTGCCCACTGGTAGCCGAGACCACAAATCCCGGAGCCAATTCCTCGATACGATCACCGTGGCTCATCCAGACCTGGTGATGGGCCGGAGCTATCTCCATTCCAGCAAAAAGTCCGCCGGTGTATTCAACTGTGAGCTCGGCCTTACCAAACTCACGTTTCTCAGCCTTTTCAACCCGTCCCCCCTGCTGGACGGTCATCAGCTGGGCACCATAACAGATCCCCAGGACCGGCACGCCCAGCTCGTAAACACCGGGATCGCTGATTGGCGCGTCATCGTCGTACACACTGGCCGGACCGCCGGAGAGGATAATGCCGGTGGGTTGCATGGCTTTAAGCCGCTCAAGCTCCAGTGTGTAAGGATGGATCTCGCTGTAAACTTTCTGCTCGCGGATACGACGCGCTATCAGCTGGGTTGTCTGCGAACCAAAGTCAAGAATGATGATTTTCTGCGTATGCGTAGACATGGCTACCTATGAATGAGGGTTTAAAGACGAAAAATCGCTGATTCCGTGTGAGGCTGCGGGTGTCGCTTAAACCAGCCTTCTTCTTTTGCATAGACCGTCGTCCCTTGCAAAAGAAAACAGGTTCAAGCGATCATCCGCTGTCACGGCTTAAAATTACAGACCTTCAGTCCGATAGTTGGGAGCTTCCTTGGTGATGATAACATCATGAACGTGAGATTCGCGCAGGCCAGCAGTGGAAATCTGGACAAATTGCGCTTTCTCATGCAGTTCCTGAATAGTAGCTGCCCCAACATAGCCCATACCAGAGCGCAGGCCGCCAAGAAGCTGATAAACCATCTCAGAAATCGGTCCACGATAGGGAACCTTTCCTTCAATACCCTCAGGAACCAGTTTACTGCTCTCTTTATCCTGAAAATATCGGTCGGAAGACCCTTCACGCATGGCACCGATGGAGCCCATACCACGATAGCCCTTGTATTTACGGCCCTGGTAGAGAAAGGTTTCCCCGGGAGTTTCATCGGTACCGGCAAACAAGGAGCCGATCATGACGGCATCAGCTCCGATCCCCAAAGCCTTGCAGACATCTCCAGAGAACTTCACACCACCATCGGCAATAACCGGAACATTGTGTTTGGAGGCAGCCTCAACACAGTTCTGAAGGGCCGTCAACTGGGGCACCCCCACACCGGCGACAATACGGGTGGTACAGATAGATCCAGGTCCGACACCTACTTTAACGGCATCGGCGCCAGACTCAATCAGCGCCAGAGCACCTTCGGGAGTAGCAATATTACCGGCGATGACCTGCAGCTCAGGAAAACTTGCCTTCACTTCACGCAACGCTTTAAGAATGCCCGCTGAATGGCCGTGGGCTGAATCAAGCACAACCACATCCACACTGGCCTTAACCAGTGCCTCAGCACGCTTCATCATATCCGGGCTTACCCCCAGGGCAGCACCGGCTAACAGTCGGCCATATCCATCTTTGGCCGCATTAGGGTATTGCTTGATTTTCTCGATATCTTTAATGGTGATCAATCCCTTGAGGCGACCATTTTCATCGACGATTAACAGTTTTTCGATACGATGCTCATGGAGCAGCGCCTTACAGTGGGGCAAATCAATACCAACCGGGGCGGTCACCAGATTTTTGGAAGTCATGACATCATTAACCCGCAATCCATCATCGGAAACGAAACGAAGGTCACGGTTGGTCACAATGCCGACAAGTTTATCACCCTCAATAACCGGGAGGCCTGAAATGCGGTAGGTGCGCATGATCTGTTGCACCTCAGCCACACTTTGAAAGGGACTCACCGTGATGGGATCTGCAATCATCCCTGATTCAGATTTCTTAACCCGCTCGACCTCCCGTGCCTGCTGTTTGATCGACATATTTTTGTGGATAATTCCGACTCCACCTTCCCGGGCCATGGCGATTGCTGTCTGGTGCTCGGTAACTGTATCCATAGCCGCACTCAAAAGAGGCGACTGGAGATTTATTTTACGAGTTAGACGAGTCTTCAAGGAAACCTGGGAAGGTAATACTTCAGAAGCTCCTGGAACCAGAAGGACATCGTCAAAAGTCAGGGCCGAGGGAATAGTTTTTTGCTGCATGCGTGCTCCTCATCTGCTGGAGTAAAAAAACGGGAAAACCAGTCCCGAAAATGCGTCTACCGTACAAGTGGCGCCCTAAGAAATAAAAAGTGGAGCCTTATCACTCCACTCAAGGTGCAGCCATAAAGCATCCATAGATTTACAATAATTCAGGTCACGTATGGACCAAGTCGAAGAATAAATGAGCCGGGCAAGGACCCGGTAGCTCAATACAGAGAACTCATAGGTCAGGGTTTGAAACAGAAGAATAGTTATTCTCTATCACGTTGCCACCTAAAAATAAATACATGCCATGAAAAAAGACTCTCGAGAGGTCTGAGGAAAAAAAATATTTCCCGGATGAAATCAAGGAGAGCGGCAAATGTTTGCATGTGGCTGATTTTTTCTGACAAGCAGAGAAAAAAGCGGTAGCCAACACAGAGATATCCTGCTTAAGTAGCGGGATTGCCCTCCCTGGAGGCTTTATGCGTACTCGCAATGAAAAACGCTCTCTCTTTCCCTGAGACAGCTTAACCATATGACCACTCACCGAGACCAGATCCATGGCTAAAATCATTTCCATTAACCCAGACAACCCGCAGGCACGCCTGGTTGAGCAGGCTGCCGACGTCCTCCGCCGCGGTGGTGTAATCTGTTACCCGACCGATACCATGTACGGAATCGGTTGCGATATATTTAACCAGAAAGCAATCAAACGCGTCTATCAGATGAAGCAGCGCCCTAAAGAC
Coding sequences within it:
- a CDS encoding response regulator — encoded protein: MVDDIAEQREIASTILTELGYKVTTVESGEQAIALARKEHFDLLLLDMILGEGIDGLETYRSIKELVPGQAAIITSGFSETTRISEAIRIGVGRYIKKPYMINTLGMAIRQELDK
- the nifA gene encoding nif-specific transcriptional activator NifA, which produces MNTNPPSCDPSIDASSTAALEVQALYNIVNLIGSAVHLDTALSSVLKVLHDTLRMERATLALLDETGRHLTIRASYGLSVEEEQRGVYGLNEGIYGQVFSTGSPFVVPDVHSEPLFLNRTGSRPRISKTKISFIGVPVMLSGAAVGVLSVDRLFDSDISFEEDVRFLTVLSTLIAQFLSLNRAIRQDREQLVQENLSLKEKLHGRYHRHQIIGQSKAMQEVYWSIERVAPSSATVLLLGESGTGKELVARAVHDASPRKNEAFIKLNCAALPENLLESELFGHEKGAFTGAVVARIGRFEQADHGTIFLDEIGELPLLLQAKLLRVLQEQQFERLGGSRTLNVDVRIIAATNVSLERAVALGTFRNDLYYRLNVVPINLPPLRKRRDDIPLLLDHFLRSSNKRNEKHLRMSREFLDFLTDYNWPGNVRELQNLVERMVILASGDVLTVEELPEYMTSPDSGRIPPAMETVLPSMAPPQAATPQPAGRKSLKDLEREQVESALIRNGWVQSRAARELGLTQRQMGYRMKKFNLHRPEF
- a CDS encoding 3'-5' exonuclease, whose product is MLVSCEPLGSKGRPSGGKKISKEAINELPLARWQGAVQLVSTTDDVEQAVKTLQNCPILGFDTETRPAFKKGQKFKPSLLQLATDETVFLFQLQSTGLPESLRALLETSAIIKAGVAPDFDLLNLQTIAAFTPAGFIDLAQMARLRNIRNQGLRGLAALICGVRISKTARTSNWSKPELTPQQIHYAATDAWISRELYLHLQELPQSPKER
- a CDS encoding YgjV family protein, which encodes MSSFALSQVLVGVAICFDLISFQCKQRQHIVACLCCSCSLIALHFALLGIWTAMGLAFLAAVRLGVSYFTTSKKVMLVFIGGSLLLALCTYGGGLSVLSCLGAVLGTIGSFCAEDRRLRQVMMGATTTWLVHNMLAGSPTAVLMEGLFLVSNLLGYYRYYLRRVV
- a CDS encoding glucokinase; its protein translation is MLLAGDIGATKTVLALYEAWPGLPIRQQRFLNVEYDSFLPLVAEFLSPCDLRPEYGCLGVAGPVVSQTVQLTNLNWTLDAEELCRLLGMKQLHLINDLVATGFGALQLPTADLLLIQPGKAAPKEVQAVLAPGSGLGEGFLLPWQDAFLPCASEGGHASFAPRNELQAELLAFMRQEHEHVSVEQVCSGLALPDLFAFMDTRLPSPRWLAEMLTQAQDKTPIIIAAALESMDGGRPCQVAEETLQLFFDILADEAANLVLKTLAFGGLFLGGGLAARLHGAMDVDRFCRIFARGTYQKRLAQVPIRLILNPETALIGAAAYGAQAVSA
- a CDS encoding NYN domain-containing protein yields the protein MLKTAIYVDAENIKMSGGYGMRYDVLVDLANNHNSVMLRANCYLAEDHERTQRDSEYRQKVYSYHNILRQCGFKIIKKFVRRFKDEDGNITTKANADMDLAIDALLQARNLDRIILLTGDGDFLRLIVALQNMGCRVEVIGFHNVNKELREVADSYISGFLVPGLLPIAGAHGDNGEQWQRGTVANFNQDRGFGFFRYYRLENNCLESETVFFHLSKSTLGSDHFFQEPHRIFEFRVVENPANNNRSEAWDIRLIKEN
- the guaA gene encoding glutamine-hydrolyzing GMP synthase — protein: MSTHTQKIIILDFGSQTTQLIARRIREQKVYSEIHPYTLELERLKAMQPTGIILSGGPASVYDDDAPISDPGVYELGVPVLGICYGAQLMTVQQGGRVEKAEKREFGKAELTVEYTGGLFAGMEIAPAHHQVWMSHGDRIEELAPGFVVSATSGHSPYAAIRHSEKPFVGVQFHPEVAHTLIGTDILRNFIFGLCDCTPDWTMHSFIDATVADIRAKVGSDKVICALSGGVDSSVVAAMVHRAIGNQLTCIYVNNGLMRTGESEAILRFFREKTDLNVIDVDASEYFLQQLDGIADPEEKRKRIGYGFIEIFEAEANKLGDVNYLAQGTLYPDVIESVVFRGKAPIKSHHNVGGLPERMKLALIEPLRELFKDEVRELGLELGLPEEAIYRQPFPGPGLGIRIMGGISGERLDILRQADVIVLEEMKDSGWYRKVWQSFAVLLPIQTVGVMGDGRTYEHVIALRCVDSRDAMTADWSQLPYDLLGRISNRIINEVRGVNRVVYDISSKPPSTIEWE
- the guaB gene encoding IMP dehydrogenase; translated protein: MQQKTIPSALTFDDVLLVPGASEVLPSQVSLKTRLTRKINLQSPLLSAAMDTVTEHQTAIAMAREGGVGIIHKNMSIKQQAREVERVKKSESGMIADPITVSPFQSVAEVQQIMRTYRISGLPVIEGDKLVGIVTNRDLRFVSDDGLRVNDVMTSKNLVTAPVGIDLPHCKALLHEHRIEKLLIVDENGRLKGLITIKDIEKIKQYPNAAKDGYGRLLAGAALGVSPDMMKRAEALVKASVDVVVLDSAHGHSAGILKALREVKASFPELQVIAGNIATPEGALALIESGADAVKVGVGPGSICTTRIVAGVGVPQLTALQNCVEAASKHNVPVIADGGVKFSGDVCKALGIGADAVMIGSLFAGTDETPGETFLYQGRKYKGYRGMGSIGAMREGSSDRYFQDKESSKLVPEGIEGKVPYRGPISEMVYQLLGGLRSGMGYVGAATIQELHEKAQFVQISTAGLRESHVHDVIITKEAPNYRTEGL